One genomic segment of Pirellulales bacterium includes these proteins:
- a CDS encoding transposase family protein has product MPLPTFLAAIPDHRRSQGRRHGLEHLLTFDIPAIPSDATSYRKIQSTRSVTITGSGSA; this is encoded by the coding sequence ATGCCTTTGCCGACGTTTCTCGCCGCGATTCCTGATCATCGCCGTTCCCAAGGTCGGCGGCATGGCTTGGAGCACTTGTTGACGTTCGACATTCCGGCGATCCCGTCGGACGCCACGTCGTACCGCAAGATCCAATCCACGAGATCGGTCACCATAACCGGATCGGGTAGCGCCTGA
- a CDS encoding TetR/AcrR family transcriptional regulator, with the protein MDTFPLSSRRERKRDALRQRIVDVAMMLFDTEGYDTVTMERIAAAADVAKGTLYKYFPVKEAIVAAFMIGEASGRDEEVSALMASVPDVRGRLLALFEGIADWSIQHRDYMAAYIAYRLSEPNWYAAGDGQRTGFHRHLARVLEAGKISDELRDDLPPDLAVAYLQSMQLAATLKWLHRPETDLAALLRQVLNLFLEGAGVRS; encoded by the coding sequence ATGGATACTTTTCCTCTTTCCTCACGCCGCGAACGCAAGCGCGATGCGCTACGGCAACGCATCGTCGACGTGGCGATGATGTTGTTCGACACCGAAGGTTACGACACCGTCACCATGGAACGTATCGCAGCGGCGGCGGACGTCGCCAAGGGTACGCTCTACAAATATTTTCCGGTGAAAGAAGCGATTGTCGCCGCCTTCATGATCGGCGAGGCATCCGGTCGCGACGAGGAGGTGAGCGCACTCATGGCGAGCGTGCCAGACGTTCGAGGCAGATTGCTAGCTCTGTTCGAAGGCATCGCCGACTGGTCCATCCAGCACCGCGATTACATGGCAGCTTACATCGCTTATCGGCTATCCGAACCGAACTGGTACGCGGCCGGCGACGGCCAACGTACTGGATTTCATCGTCATCTCGCGCGCGTGCTCGAAGCGGGAAAAATCTCCGACGAGCTTCGCGACGATCTGCCTCCGGACTTGGCGGTGGCCTACCTCCAGTCGATGCAGCTTGCGGCAACCTTGAAATGGCTTCATCGACCCGAGACGGATCTAGCGGCTTTGCTACGTCAAGTGCTCAACCTTTTCCTCGAAGGCGCGGGAGTTCGCTCGTGA